One genomic segment of Clostridium saccharoperbutylacetonicum N1-4(HMT) includes these proteins:
- a CDS encoding AgrD family cyclic lactone autoinducer peptide, whose product MTISRIKGLVAMGLSAAAMFVAATSSSMCFSCHFEEVKMPKSLYKRD is encoded by the coding sequence ATGACAATATCTAGAATTAAGGGCTTAGTCGCTATGGGACTTTCAGCAGCAGCAATGTTTGTTGCAGCAACTTCATCAAGTATGTGTTTTTCTTGCCATTTTGAAGAAGTTAAAATGCCTAAATCATTATACAAGCGTGATTAG